The Petrocella atlantisensis genome has a window encoding:
- a CDS encoding tyrosine-type recombinase/integrase: protein MARLKRAPIMIGVFSNLAEEFIRFKRSLGFKYESETKCLSRFCRFSQKRGIVKPEISRSLAEEWISPREGEATSTRSHRITCIRQFAIYLNHLGYEAYVIPEIKGLTRDSFVPYIFTREQINAVLQAVDETEPWEVAKNMHLALPVIFRILYGCGLRVSEVVHLKYKDVNLEDGILTIREAKTDKDRLIPLSDSVNQSCIDYAEKIWWEKDNEYFFLAPDRTMISTMTVYQRYRRYLDAAGISHGGKGKGPRLHDIRHTFAVHVLQKWIENEVDLSAMLPILSTYMGHTSVRATAKYLRLTAEVYPDLIKRVESSCAFVIPEVAYEGN from the coding sequence ATGGCTAGATTAAAAAGAGCTCCAATCATGATAGGCGTGTTTTCCAACCTTGCAGAAGAATTTATTAGGTTCAAAAGAAGTTTAGGATTTAAATATGAAAGTGAAACAAAGTGCTTATCTCGATTCTGTCGTTTTAGTCAAAAAAGGGGAATTGTTAAACCTGAGATTTCTCGTTCGCTTGCCGAAGAATGGATTTCACCAAGAGAAGGAGAAGCTACAAGTACTCGATCTCATCGTATCACTTGTATAAGACAGTTTGCTATTTATCTTAATCATCTTGGCTATGAGGCTTATGTGATCCCTGAGATAAAAGGGCTGACTCGTGATTCGTTTGTTCCTTACATTTTTACACGCGAACAGATAAATGCCGTGCTTCAAGCCGTTGATGAGACAGAACCATGGGAAGTAGCTAAAAATATGCACTTGGCATTGCCTGTTATTTTTCGTATCTTATACGGATGTGGCCTTAGAGTATCAGAGGTTGTTCACTTAAAGTATAAAGATGTTAACCTAGAAGATGGTATCCTTACAATTCGTGAGGCAAAAACAGATAAGGATCGATTAATTCCGCTGTCTGATTCTGTTAACCAATCCTGCATTGACTACGCAGAAAAAATTTGGTGGGAGAAAGATAATGAGTATTTCTTTCTTGCACCGGATAGAACAATGATTAGTACGATGACTGTCTATCAAAGATACAGACGATATTTAGATGCAGCAGGAATTTCTCACGGTGGTAAAGGCAAAGGACCGCGCTTGCATGATATTAGGCATACTTTTGCTGTTCATGTTCTACAAAAATGGATTGAGAATGAAGTAGACCTCTCAGCTATGCTTCCAATTCTATCTACATATATGGGACATACATCAGTACGTGCTACAGCAAAATATCTACGCTTGACCGCTGAGGTGTATCCGGATTTAATAAAAAGAGTAGAATCATCCTGTGCATTCGTCATTCCAGAGGTAGCTTATGAAGGAAACTGA
- a CDS encoding site-specific integrase, with protein sequence MKETDFAHYLTQFLMQYLPSQVGSKRNTQLSYRDSFSLLLRYCRDSEQLYPEKLTVSKVDRALIVRYLQWLEDERHCKATTRNQRLAAIHSF encoded by the coding sequence ATGAAGGAAACTGATTTTGCTCATTATCTGACTCAGTTCTTAATGCAATATTTACCCAGTCAAGTGGGAAGCAAACGTAATACACAGCTATCTTACAGGGACTCTTTTTCTTTACTGCTTAGATACTGTCGAGATTCTGAACAACTTTATCCTGAAAAGCTTACAGTTTCGAAAGTGGATAGAGCGTTAATTGTTCGATATCTGCAATGGCTTGAAGATGAACGCCATTGTAAAGCTACAACTAGGAATCAAAGACTTGCTGCAATTCACTCTTTTTAG
- a CDS encoding tyrosine-type recombinase/integrase, whose translation MKKTDKGPLLYLPLESVKGLLEQPDRRTIQGKRDAVVLSLLYDTGARVQELVDLKVGDITLNDTVTVLLTGKGGKSRIVPVMTPTGELIRHYISGSGLTSPVYSRYPLFTNRSNKQLTRAGVTYILKKYAQQAQFHGIEGITGEITPHWLRHSKAMHLLQSGVNLVYIRDLLGHSDISTTEIYARADEKMKRKALTEAYDSPANEELPPWKQNKDLLDWLKSL comes from the coding sequence ATGAAAAAGACGGATAAAGGACCTCTTTTATACTTACCACTAGAAAGTGTTAAGGGATTACTTGAGCAACCTGATCGAAGAACCATTCAAGGGAAGCGTGATGCTGTTGTGTTATCTCTCTTATATGACACAGGAGCTCGGGTACAGGAACTTGTCGATCTTAAAGTTGGTGATATCACACTAAATGATACAGTCACTGTACTTCTGACTGGAAAAGGTGGAAAAAGTAGAATTGTTCCTGTTATGACACCGACTGGCGAGTTAATTCGTCACTATATATCTGGTTCAGGATTAACTTCACCGGTTTATAGTCGTTATCCTCTTTTTACCAACAGAAGTAATAAACAATTAACAAGGGCAGGAGTCACTTATATTCTAAAAAAGTATGCACAGCAAGCTCAATTTCATGGTATTGAAGGTATTACAGGTGAAATCACACCACACTGGTTGAGACACAGTAAGGCAATGCACTTACTTCAATCAGGGGTAAATCTTGTATATATCAGAGATTTGTTGGGGCACTCAGATATTTCAACGACTGAAATCTATGCTCGAGCAGATGAAAAAATGAAGAGAAAAGCCTTAACAGAAGCCTATGATAGTCCAGCTAATGAAGAACTGCCCCCTTGGAAACAAAACAAAGATTTACTTGATTGGCTAAAATCACTTTAG
- a CDS encoding class I SAM-dependent methyltransferase, with protein sequence MKHNLNNEIIEMRLKIEEDQATRRETMGITIASLELFACPVCQASFEITEGNIQQGILVEATLTCQCNYQLRIEDGIVYTPDIIMNTHENKKNTDDSQYSESFIDEYINTTDIEYLKKIHAGLQWSSRHIPFTILENAIILELGSGHGYFMRHMLELFPDSGTYIAVDHDPVKIKWLKKVIERSQTRSKVIFICADFTKLPLKPHSADMLLDMSGSSNYAFEHTDFLLDKIDHLLKESAHIHGGYIVFENFVAQSRIPTTHRKSFDIKYIQSYLKALNYECLDDFISEPVEKGGPLEDYFVDGEKVRTYLYSGKKID encoded by the coding sequence ATGAAACACAATCTAAATAATGAGATTATAGAAATGCGACTTAAAATAGAAGAAGATCAAGCGACAAGAAGAGAAACTATGGGCATTACCATTGCTTCTCTGGAACTGTTTGCTTGTCCGGTTTGTCAAGCATCTTTTGAGATCACGGAGGGAAATATACAGCAGGGGATATTGGTCGAAGCTACTTTGACATGTCAATGCAATTACCAGTTACGTATTGAAGATGGCATTGTTTACACACCGGATATAATCATGAACACACATGAGAATAAAAAAAATACTGATGACAGCCAATACAGTGAGAGCTTTATAGATGAATACATTAATACCACAGATATAGAGTATCTAAAAAAGATTCATGCAGGACTTCAGTGGTCTTCTAGACATATTCCATTTACTATATTAGAGAACGCTATTATTCTAGAACTGGGGAGCGGACATGGCTATTTTATGCGTCACATGTTGGAACTTTTTCCGGACAGCGGTACCTATATAGCCGTGGATCATGACCCTGTAAAGATCAAGTGGCTGAAAAAAGTAATCGAAAGAAGTCAAACAAGGAGCAAAGTCATTTTCATATGTGCTGACTTTACAAAATTGCCTTTAAAGCCCCATTCTGCTGATATGTTACTTGATATGTCAGGCTCAAGTAACTATGCCTTTGAACATACAGACTTTTTATTAGATAAAATAGACCATTTATTAAAAGAGAGTGCTCATATCCATGGTGGTTATATTGTATTTGAAAATTTCGTTGCACAATCGAGGATACCTACTACCCATCGAAAGAGTTTTGATATCAAGTATATTCAATCTTATTTAAAAGCATTAAACTATGAATGTTTAGATGACTTTATATCAGAACCGGTTGAGAAAGGTGGTCCTCTAGAAGATTATTTTGTAGATGGAGAGAAAGTACGCACTTACTTATATAGTGGTAAAAAAATTGATTAA
- a CDS encoding MFS transporter: protein METRVKGNISSYERYNLYLFTSGKAVSILGSSIYTFAIGLYVLKITGSALNYATTLMLSIIPLVIMSPIAGVIADRMPKKWLVVGMDLLSGILFTVLYFYALTMTLDLAIIYISTVLLNIFTTFFGIGMEAAKPSLVTSERLIKLNSLSKLIDSSASILGPIIGGMVFAFVDIHLFILFNAVSFIFSAVTEWFIDYELNEEKVEIKEAEIGKSTKEFSKDLKEGWNFFSRNRSILELFFVFVSLNFLLGFSVNVPAPYIINQLLKMPSASFGFINSMFPVGLILGTLTVEKVMGKIEFRKLLISMNAFIALLAGLIGLPIVLNLKNSNNLIFYATINILMGIAIAYVDVPIMIILQKEIPKKLLGRVLSLIMSLVKVILPLAIITSGLLINVLPIVIIPVIGASIAFSYSIFLLLQLKKQKRMVLNEKIIE from the coding sequence ATGGAAACCAGGGTAAAAGGAAATATAAGCAGTTATGAACGTTATAATCTATATCTATTCACCTCAGGTAAAGCCGTATCAATACTTGGATCATCCATCTATACGTTTGCAATCGGGCTTTATGTATTAAAAATAACCGGTTCAGCTCTAAATTACGCGACGACACTAATGCTAAGCATTATTCCATTGGTCATCATGAGTCCGATTGCAGGGGTGATAGCGGATCGAATGCCAAAAAAATGGCTTGTTGTTGGTATGGATCTCTTAAGTGGGATATTGTTTACAGTCCTCTATTTTTATGCCTTAACCATGACATTAGATTTAGCCATTATATATATCTCCACAGTTTTGCTGAACATCTTTACAACATTCTTTGGGATTGGCATGGAAGCGGCAAAGCCGTCGCTGGTAACATCCGAGAGATTAATTAAGCTCAATTCCTTAAGCAAACTCATCGATTCATCAGCTTCTATACTTGGGCCAATTATTGGTGGCATGGTTTTTGCCTTTGTGGATATACACTTATTTATACTTTTCAATGCCGTTTCTTTTATTTTTTCTGCAGTGACGGAATGGTTTATTGACTATGAACTTAATGAAGAAAAAGTTGAAATTAAAGAAGCAGAAATCGGTAAAAGTACAAAAGAATTTTCAAAAGATCTAAAAGAAGGGTGGAACTTTTTTTCACGCAACCGTTCCATTCTAGAGCTCTTTTTTGTATTTGTTTCTCTTAATTTTCTGCTGGGATTTTCTGTGAATGTACCGGCCCCGTATATCATTAACCAATTGCTAAAGATGCCTTCCGCAAGCTTTGGATTCATCAACAGTATGTTTCCTGTTGGCTTGATTCTTGGAACGCTTACAGTTGAGAAGGTCATGGGTAAGATAGAATTTAGAAAACTATTAATTTCAATGAATGCCTTTATTGCACTACTTGCCGGTTTAATTGGATTACCGATTGTATTGAATCTGAAAAACAGCAATAATCTTATTTTTTACGCGACCATTAATATATTGATGGGTATTGCAATCGCTTACGTGGATGTACCAATCATGATTATATTACAAAAGGAGATCCCTAAAAAGCTATTAGGAAGGGTACTGAGCTTAATTATGAGTCTGGTAAAAGTCATATTGCCTTTAGCCATAATCACTTCAGGTCTATTGATTAATGTATTACCCATCGTCATCATACCAGTTATTGGTGCAAGCATCGCATTTTCTTACAGTATCTTTTTGCTGTTGCAATTAAAAAAACAAAAAAGAATGGTCTTAAATGAAAAAATAATTGAATAG
- a CDS encoding fructose-6-phosphate aldolase has protein sequence MLYLLDTANLANIEKAFDLYPMDGVTTNPTIIAKENIDFIEHILKIRSIIGQDAMIHVQVLGSTAVEMIEEANNLLDKIGGNLYIKIPVTSQGIKAMKHLHNAGVKITATAVFTALQALVAAKAGADFVAPYVNRSDNISSDGVGMVGEIVDLLKAYNFTTKVLAASFMNVQQVHASMKVGSHAVTLNLDTFENSIRHPLTDSSVDQFVKDWEDIYGKDKTTFNL, from the coding sequence ATGTTATATCTATTAGATACTGCTAACCTAGCTAATATAGAAAAAGCGTTTGATTTGTACCCAATGGATGGTGTTACTACCAATCCAACCATCATAGCAAAAGAAAACATTGATTTTATTGAGCATATTCTAAAAATCAGGTCCATTATCGGTCAAGATGCCATGATTCATGTTCAAGTACTTGGCAGCACAGCTGTAGAAATGATTGAAGAAGCCAACAATCTACTGGACAAAATTGGCGGTAACTTGTACATAAAAATACCCGTTACTTCTCAAGGGATTAAAGCGATGAAACATCTTCATAATGCAGGTGTAAAAATTACTGCAACCGCTGTTTTTACGGCACTCCAAGCTTTGGTGGCCGCTAAGGCCGGCGCTGATTTTGTTGCCCCCTATGTGAACCGTAGCGACAATATTAGTAGTGATGGTGTCGGTATGGTTGGTGAAATAGTAGATCTCTTGAAAGCCTATAACTTTACAACAAAAGTACTTGCCGCATCCTTTATGAATGTTCAACAAGTACATGCATCTATGAAAGTAGGTTCTCATGCAGTCACCCTGAATCTTGATACTTTTGAGAATTCAATCCGACATCCCTTGACTGACTCAAGTGTTGATCAATTCGTCAAAGATTGGGAAGATATCTACGGTAAAGACAAAACAACTTTCAATTTATAA
- a CDS encoding SDR family oxidoreductase has product MKKILLTGGLGFFCTRFTQKYQHTFQILSTDKDDLDITNESSVTETFKMFKPDYVIHAAAIAVTDFCNDHPELAYKINVQGALNVAKACKAVGAKMVFISTEQVFNGNPEPGPYTEDVTPIPDTIYGQNKLEAEHLLQDLIEDLWILRFTWLFGLPERDCNINPNILWNTLNLALEGKKTKITTHEYRGLTYVHEIIDQFHKIFTLPYGLYHIGSHNNDSRYHISEYILSSLGLNDRIHDLIEKDETKFKEHPRDVRLNTGKIRSYGFDFSDTKVAIDKCIQEFHFNMR; this is encoded by the coding sequence ATGAAAAAAATACTATTAACCGGTGGGTTAGGTTTTTTCTGTACTCGGTTCACTCAAAAATACCAGCATACTTTCCAAATACTATCTACAGACAAAGATGATCTGGATATTACGAATGAAAGTAGTGTGACCGAGACCTTTAAAATGTTTAAACCGGATTACGTCATTCATGCAGCAGCTATAGCCGTTACGGATTTTTGTAATGATCATCCTGAATTGGCTTACAAAATCAATGTTCAAGGCGCCTTAAATGTTGCAAAAGCCTGCAAGGCAGTAGGCGCTAAAATGGTTTTCATAAGTACTGAACAAGTATTTAACGGCAACCCAGAGCCCGGCCCTTATACCGAAGATGTTACACCAATTCCGGATACAATCTACGGGCAAAACAAACTTGAGGCTGAACATTTACTTCAAGATCTGATTGAAGATCTTTGGATTCTACGTTTCACTTGGCTCTTTGGCTTACCTGAACGTGATTGCAATATTAATCCGAATATACTTTGGAATACACTTAATCTTGCTTTAGAAGGAAAGAAGACTAAAATTACCACCCATGAATATAGAGGCTTAACTTATGTTCATGAAATCATTGATCAATTCCATAAGATCTTCACACTCCCCTATGGTTTATATCATATCGGCAGCCATAACAACGATAGTCGATACCATATCAGTGAATATATTTTATCCTCACTTGGACTTAATGATCGCATTCATGACTTAATCGAAAAGGATGAAACCAAATTCAAAGAGCACCCTAGAGATGTCCGCCTTAATACCGGCAAAATAAGAAGTTATGGTTTTGACTTTTCAGATACCAAAGTAGCCATTGACAAATGCATCCAAGAATTCCATTTTAACATGAGATAA
- a CDS encoding CDGSH iron-sulfur domain-containing protein, producing the protein MDNEQDKIKSPMEVELKAGETYHWCACGKSSTQPFCDGSHECEGFAPLAFTAEKNETIEVCNTFFLCTCKQTKTPPYCDKTHKKF; encoded by the coding sequence ATGGATAACGAACAAGATAAAATAAAATCACCAATGGAAGTGGAACTTAAAGCTGGAGAAACTTATCATTGGTGTGCCTGTGGGAAAAGTTCAACCCAACCTTTTTGCGATGGATCTCATGAGTGTGAGGGTTTTGCGCCGCTGGCATTTACAGCCGAAAAAAATGAAACCATTGAAGTGTGCAACACGTTTTTCTTATGTACCTGTAAACAAACAAAAACACCACCTTACTGTGATAAAACACATAAAAAGTTTTGA
- a CDS encoding glycyl-radical enzyme activating protein: protein MQESKGMVFNIQKFSLHDGPGIRTVIFFKGCPLHCPWCSNPESLSKNVQITWNKNTCTGCHDCIRACPEKAIKSVDENIVIDEDLCTGCLLCTQICPTNSLGFEGKLYSIDGIMKEVLKDTPFYEESGGGITLSGGEVLLQANFATKLLKTAKKHHIHTAAETTCYTDQDTFNNFIQYLDLLLCDIKHYDSDKHEKIVGVPLNNILDNIRLAVSQKKEIIARIPVIPDFNYSIDDAEHFCMLLKSLKIRNVNLLPYHNYGENKYALLNKPYPMAGYDPIHKDDPEYIDYVNVFKHHGFVVS from the coding sequence ATGCAAGAAAGCAAAGGCATGGTATTTAACATACAAAAATTCAGTCTTCACGATGGCCCGGGTATAAGAACTGTTATATTCTTTAAAGGTTGCCCATTGCATTGTCCTTGGTGCTCGAATCCGGAATCACTCAGCAAAAATGTTCAAATCACTTGGAATAAAAACACTTGCACAGGCTGCCATGATTGCATTCGGGCTTGTCCTGAAAAAGCAATAAAATCAGTGGATGAAAACATTGTTATCGACGAAGACTTGTGTACCGGTTGCTTATTGTGCACACAGATATGTCCTACAAATTCTCTCGGTTTTGAAGGCAAACTTTACAGCATTGATGGGATCATGAAAGAAGTATTAAAAGATACGCCTTTCTACGAAGAAAGCGGCGGTGGTATAACTTTGTCCGGTGGAGAAGTACTTCTACAAGCAAATTTCGCTACCAAACTCCTTAAAACAGCAAAAAAACACCACATTCACACAGCCGCCGAAACCACTTGTTATACCGATCAAGATACTTTTAATAATTTCATCCAATACCTTGATTTGTTGTTATGTGATATCAAGCACTATGACAGCGATAAACATGAAAAAATCGTAGGTGTACCGCTCAACAACATCCTCGATAATATTCGACTGGCCGTATCACAAAAAAAAGAAATTATAGCACGTATACCTGTCATTCCTGATTTCAACTACAGTATTGATGATGCCGAACATTTCTGTATGCTTTTAAAGTCACTCAAAATACGCAATGTAAACTTATTACCTTACCACAACTATGGTGAAAACAAGTACGCTTTACTCAACAAACCCTACCCCATGGCAGGATATGATCCCATCCATAAAGACGATCCCGAATACATAGATTATGTTAATGTTTTTAAGCATCATGGTTTTGTCGTTTCCTAG
- a CDS encoding glycyl radical protein yields the protein MNRYFGEMTKRMKKYREDVLDITRWVCTERAIFTTEVYKNNEAQPLAIKRALMLEKILGNMSIYIEDETLLAGNQASSNCAAPIFPEYAMDWVVNELDLFEKRDGDVFHITEDNKQILRELEPYWKGKTIKEKALASMPELSRLFYDYGIIKAEGNITSGDAHIAVLYEKVLSQGLKGYEDRVAEKINSLDLTDYKNQEKLHFYKGILITIDAVKKFAIRYSELAEAMSKEAGTEDRKKELRELARILKKVPYNPAETFYEAVQSVWLIQLVLQIESNGHSLSYGRMDQYLYPYYKKDLNDGIISEEFACELLTNLWIKTYTINKIRSWSHTQYSAGSPLYQNVTIGGQTAEGKDAVNPLSYMIIRSVAQAHLPQPNLTIRYFSGLDERFMNEAIELMKLGTGMPAFNSDEVIIKSLIDKGVSKEDAYNYSAIGCVEVAVPGKWGYRCTGMSFLNYPKTLLIAMNDGADPKTGVKLMEGAGKFVDYTSYGDLEKAWEKTISEFTKQQVIIDAAVDRCLELNTMDVLCSALTDDCIERGLSLKEGGAVYDMISDLQVGIANLADSLSAIKKCVFEDELITPEALWHAIMHDFEGEEGRKIQKILQDVPPKFGNDDDYVDHLIRDAYVTHIKEIKKYKNTRYGRGPIGGNYYGGTSSISANVGQGNGTMATPDGRNATEPLAEGCAPCHLMDKNGPTAVFKSVSKLPTIDITGGVLLNQKINPQLLSSEADKTKLISLLRTFFNRLDGFHVQYNVVSKETLLDAQIHPDDHRDLIVRIAGYSAFFNVLSKKTQDDIIGRTEQTL from the coding sequence ATGAATCGATATTTTGGTGAAATGACAAAACGAATGAAAAAATATAGAGAAGACGTCCTAGATATTACGAGGTGGGTGTGTACGGAGCGGGCGATCTTCACTACTGAGGTATATAAGAATAATGAGGCTCAACCTCTAGCCATAAAAAGAGCTCTAATGTTAGAAAAAATCCTTGGGAATATGAGTATCTATATCGAAGATGAAACTTTGCTTGCGGGTAATCAAGCTTCTTCAAATTGTGCTGCCCCAATTTTTCCCGAATATGCTATGGACTGGGTTGTAAACGAACTTGACTTGTTTGAAAAACGTGATGGTGATGTTTTTCACATCACTGAAGACAACAAGCAAATACTTAGAGAATTAGAACCCTACTGGAAAGGCAAAACAATCAAAGAGAAAGCTTTGGCTTCTATGCCGGAGTTAAGCCGGTTGTTTTATGATTATGGCATCATAAAAGCAGAAGGAAACATAACCTCAGGTGATGCGCATATAGCTGTTTTGTATGAAAAAGTATTAAGCCAAGGGTTAAAAGGGTACGAGGATCGTGTCGCAGAAAAAATCAATAGCTTAGACTTAACGGATTATAAAAACCAAGAAAAACTACACTTTTATAAAGGCATTTTGATTACTATTGATGCTGTTAAAAAGTTTGCGATAAGATACAGTGAATTAGCAGAAGCTATGTCGAAAGAAGCTGGTACTGAAGATCGAAAAAAAGAATTAAGAGAACTTGCTAGAATTTTAAAAAAAGTACCTTACAATCCAGCTGAAACTTTTTATGAAGCGGTTCAGTCGGTTTGGCTCATACAACTAGTACTGCAGATTGAAAGCAATGGGCATTCACTTTCTTATGGACGTATGGATCAATATCTGTATCCTTATTATAAAAAGGATCTAAATGATGGTATTATAAGTGAAGAATTTGCATGTGAATTATTGACAAATCTGTGGATAAAGACTTATACAATCAACAAAATTCGCTCATGGAGCCATACACAGTATTCAGCCGGAAGCCCGTTATACCAAAATGTAACAATCGGCGGTCAAACGGCAGAAGGCAAAGATGCTGTTAACCCACTTTCTTATATGATTATCAGATCAGTTGCTCAAGCACATTTACCTCAACCCAATTTGACGATTCGTTATTTTTCAGGTTTGGATGAGCGATTTATGAATGAAGCTATAGAATTAATGAAACTTGGAACAGGCATGCCGGCTTTTAACAGTGATGAAGTCATCATTAAATCATTAATAGACAAAGGTGTCTCAAAAGAGGATGCTTATAACTACAGTGCCATCGGTTGTGTAGAAGTGGCTGTACCTGGGAAATGGGGGTATAGATGTACGGGGATGAGCTTTTTGAATTATCCCAAAACATTACTCATAGCTATGAATGATGGTGCTGATCCCAAAACAGGCGTGAAACTCATGGAGGGTGCAGGAAAATTTGTTGATTATACAAGTTATGGAGATTTGGAAAAAGCTTGGGAAAAAACAATATCAGAATTCACAAAACAACAAGTTATTATAGATGCGGCGGTTGACCGTTGTTTGGAATTAAACACAATGGACGTATTATGTTCTGCTTTAACAGATGATTGCATTGAGCGCGGACTAAGCTTAAAAGAAGGTGGCGCTGTCTATGATATGATATCTGACTTACAAGTTGGCATTGCCAATTTGGCAGATTCATTGTCGGCGATTAAAAAATGTGTATTTGAAGATGAACTTATAACACCGGAGGCATTATGGCATGCTATAATGCATGATTTTGAAGGTGAAGAAGGCAGAAAGATTCAGAAGATTCTTCAGGATGTACCACCAAAATTTGGAAATGATGATGATTATGTCGATCACTTAATACGAGATGCCTATGTCACTCATATTAAAGAAATAAAAAAATATAAGAATACACGTTATGGTAGAGGACCCATTGGTGGAAATTACTATGGCGGTACATCTTCTATTTCGGCCAACGTTGGACAAGGAAATGGAACAATGGCTACGCCGGATGGCAGAAACGCAACAGAGCCTTTGGCAGAAGGGTGTGCACCTTGTCACCTGATGGACAAGAACGGACCAACAGCTGTTTTCAAATCAGTATCGAAACTTCCTACAATAGATATTACCGGCGGTGTCTTGTTAAATCAAAAAATCAACCCACAGTTGCTATCATCCGAAGCGGATAAAACCAAATTAATATCCTTATTAAGAACATTCTTTAATAGACTGGATGGCTTTCATGTACAGTATAATGTTGTTTCTAAGGAAACGTTGTTAGATGCACAGATTCACCCGGATGACCATAGAGATTTGATTGTTCGTATAGCAGGTTATAGCGCTTTCTTTAACGTATTATCGAAAAAGACACAGGATGATATTATTGGTAGAACAGAACAAACACTATAG
- a CDS encoding glycyl-radical enzyme activating protein, whose product MIGTIFDIKKFAVHDGPGIRSTVFLKGCHLNCIWCHNPEGISQKVNLWYFENKCIKCHKCIGSCPNSALSVQEKPLSHIKIDTEKCSNAGTCVEICPTGALCFDGRTISTQEIVEILMSDQVFYEQSQGGITLSGGDPFYQSDFALDILKSCKSKAIHTAIETCLYVHSDILEHFIPFVDLFIVDMKLFDTYEHQRYTGVRNESIKFNLHYLADRKANLLVRIPLIPGITAKDENIKNIAAFVHSIRDDIKIELINYNVLAESKYRIMNKSYSLLKNMESFTKNELNHFIQIINSEGVSVLEEKYVD is encoded by the coding sequence ATGATCGGAACTATATTTGATATTAAAAAATTCGCTGTACATGATGGACCGGGCATTAGAAGCACCGTCTTCTTAAAAGGCTGTCACCTAAATTGTATCTGGTGCCACAATCCCGAAGGTATCAGCCAAAAAGTGAACCTATGGTATTTTGAAAACAAATGCATAAAATGCCATAAATGTATTGGTTCTTGCCCAAATAGCGCCTTATCCGTACAGGAAAAACCACTTTCACATATCAAAATAGATACTGAGAAATGTTCAAATGCAGGTACTTGTGTAGAAATATGCCCCACAGGCGCTCTATGCTTTGATGGTAGAACCATTTCCACTCAAGAGATTGTTGAAATCTTAATGTCTGACCAAGTGTTTTACGAACAATCTCAGGGTGGTATTACACTTTCAGGTGGTGATCCCTTTTATCAATCGGATTTCGCCCTTGATATTCTTAAGTCCTGCAAAAGCAAAGCTATCCATACCGCTATTGAAACTTGTCTCTATGTACATTCGGATATTCTCGAACATTTTATTCCTTTTGTGGATCTGTTTATTGTAGATATGAAGCTGTTTGATACCTATGAACATCAAAGATACACCGGGGTGCGTAACGAATCCATCAAATTCAATCTTCATTATCTTGCAGACAGAAAAGCCAACCTATTGGTTCGAATTCCTTTGATACCCGGCATAACCGCGAAAGATGAGAATATAAAAAACATTGCTGCTTTTGTCCATAGTATACGAGATGATATCAAAATCGAACTCATCAACTATAATGTGCTGGCCGAGAGCAAATATAGAATCATGAACAAAAGCTACAGCCTGTTGAAAAACATGGAAAGTTTTACCAAAAACGAACTGAACCATTTCATCCAGATTATTAATAGTGAAGGCGTAAGTGTATTAGAAGAAAAATACGTTGATTAA